One Artemia franciscana chromosome 15, ASM3288406v1, whole genome shotgun sequence genomic window carries:
- the LOC136036692 gene encoding mediator of RNA polymerase II transcription subunit 23-like isoform X1, whose protein sequence is MTTENEVSNLVSDLTKINTVEEGFSPFLILNQEEDTARWESLQSDLGAAIQRNPPEFVDLGLKQLAHGISTQVVHTRARKLFLLLEELIKLGIVPARKVFDILLANEKLSPHNEFYWNGTFRLIYKIISDVDYKGVREIMKVCLEKARLLPNAYDLGLHLQVAALQKVMEKICDRKECLLPAYFVVNEIEKMYPENKNWPNWVCLEKAHLLPNAYDPALHLQVAALKKVMEKVCNRKERFLPAYFVVNEIEKMYPENKNWPHWDVGCTSSNNASRQSRNLREILANYFMSPEGSGSEFSQVK, encoded by the exons aaaataaatactgttgAAGAAGGGTTTagtccatttttaattttaaaccaaGAAGAAGATACAGCCAGATGGGAGTCTCTCCAGAGTGATCTTGGTGCTGCAATACAAAGAAACCCACCAGAATTTGTTGACTTAGGGCTAAAGCAGCTAGCTCATGGCATTTCAACACAAGTTGTGCACACAAGAGCAAGGAAGCTTTTTCTATTACTCGAAGAGCTGATCAAGTTGGGAATTGTTCCTGCAAG AAAAGTGTTTGACATCCTTCTCGCAAATGAGAAATTATCGCCTCACAACGAGTTCTATTGGAATGGAACCTTCCGACTAATCTATAAAATCATTTCTGATGTAGATTATAAAGGAGTTCGAGAAATAATGAAG GTGTGCCTAGAAAAAGCCCGCCTGCTTCCTAACGCATACGACCTTGGTCTGCATTTACAAGTCGCAGCTTTGCAAAAAGTGATGGAGAAAATCTGCGATAGGAAAGAGTGTCTTTTGCCTGCATATTTTGTagtaaatgaaattgaaaagatGTATCCTGAAAACAAGAATTGGCCAAATTgg GTGTGCCTAGAAAAAGCCCACCTGCTTCCTAACGCATACGACCCTGCTCTGCATTTACAAGTTGCAGCTTTGAAAAAAGTGATGGAGAAAGTCTGCAATAGGAAAGAGCGTTTTTTGCCTGCATATTTTGTAGTAAACGAAATTGAAAAGATGTATCCTGAAAACAAGAATTGGCCACATTgg GATGTAGGTTGCACATCAAGTAATAATGCTTCAAGACAATCCAGAAATCTCAGAGAAATACTTGCCAACTACTTCATGTCTCCAGAAGGAAGTGGGAGCGAATTTTcccaagtcaagtga
- the LOC136036692 gene encoding mediator of RNA polymerase II transcription subunit 23-like isoform X2, with translation MTTENEVSNLVSDLTKINTVEEGFSPFLILNQEEDTARWESLQSDLGAAIQRNPPEFVDLGLKQLAHGISTQVVHTRARKLFLLLEELIKLGIVPARKVFDILLANEKLSPHNEFYWNGTFRLIYKIISDVDYKGVREIMKVCLEKARLLPNAYDLGLHLQVAALQKVMEKICDRKECLLPAYFVVNEIEKMYPENKNWPNWVCLEKAHLLPNAYDPALHLQVAALKKVMEKVCNRKERFLPAYFVVNEIEKMYPENKNWPHWNPLAQEMFKSLM, from the exons aaaataaatactgttgAAGAAGGGTTTagtccatttttaattttaaaccaaGAAGAAGATACAGCCAGATGGGAGTCTCTCCAGAGTGATCTTGGTGCTGCAATACAAAGAAACCCACCAGAATTTGTTGACTTAGGGCTAAAGCAGCTAGCTCATGGCATTTCAACACAAGTTGTGCACACAAGAGCAAGGAAGCTTTTTCTATTACTCGAAGAGCTGATCAAGTTGGGAATTGTTCCTGCAAG AAAAGTGTTTGACATCCTTCTCGCAAATGAGAAATTATCGCCTCACAACGAGTTCTATTGGAATGGAACCTTCCGACTAATCTATAAAATCATTTCTGATGTAGATTATAAAGGAGTTCGAGAAATAATGAAG GTGTGCCTAGAAAAAGCCCGCCTGCTTCCTAACGCATACGACCTTGGTCTGCATTTACAAGTCGCAGCTTTGCAAAAAGTGATGGAGAAAATCTGCGATAGGAAAGAGTGTCTTTTGCCTGCATATTTTGTagtaaatgaaattgaaaagatGTATCCTGAAAACAAGAATTGGCCAAATTgg GTGTGCCTAGAAAAAGCCCACCTGCTTCCTAACGCATACGACCCTGCTCTGCATTTACAAGTTGCAGCTTTGAAAAAAGTGATGGAGAAAGTCTGCAATAGGAAAGAGCGTTTTTTGCCTGCATATTTTGTAGTAAACGAAATTGAAAAGATGTATCCTGAAAACAAGAATTGGCCACATTgg AACCCACTGGCCCAAGAAATGTTTAAATCCTTGATGTAA